One Stigmatopora nigra isolate UIUO_SnigA chromosome 1, RoL_Snig_1.1, whole genome shotgun sequence DNA segment encodes these proteins:
- the LOC144196541 gene encoding uridine-cytidine kinase-like 1 isoform X3, translated as MSCLPNYPGARISGCWTLTSDGRGAGEGSLDRLLPSVSTGLSPRKRTTSQCKSEPPLLRTSKRTIYTAGRPPWYNEHGTQSKEAFVIGLCGGSASGKTTVARKIIEALDVPWVVLLSMDSFYKVLSSEQQARAARNDYNFDHPDAFDFDLLTHTLRKLKQGKSVKIPVYDFTTHGRQKEWKTVYGASVIIFEGIMAFTDKQLLHLLDMKIFVDTDSDIRLVRRLRRDITERGRDIEGVIKQYNKFVKPAFEQYIEPTMRLADIVVPRGGGNMVAIDLIVQHVHSQLEERKLRWDMAALASAHQAQPLPQTLSVLESTPQVKGMHTIIRNKETSRDEFIFYSKRLMRLLIERALSFLPSQRHVVQTPQGEDYEGRTFHGKRITGVSILRAGETMEPALRAVCKDVRIGKILIQTNQDTGEPELHYLRLPKDISEDHVILMDCTVSTGAAAMMAVRVLLDHDVQEDKILLVSLLMAEMGVHSVAYAFPQVKIITTAVDKKVNDLFHIIPGIGNFGDRYFGTDAPPDWSDDEMDEPSY; from the exons ATGAGCTGTCTACCAAATTACCCAGGAGCCAGAATATCTGGCTGCTGGACACTGACATCTGATGGCCG CGGAGCTGGTGAGGGATCACTGGACCGCCTACTGCCTTCAGTGAGCACAGGCCTTTCGCCCCGCAAAAGGACTACCAGTCAGTGCAAGTCTGAACCGCCTCTCCTCCGTACCTCCAAACGCACCATTTACACCGCTGGGCGTCCCCCCTGGTACAACGAGCATGGCACACAGTCCAAAGAGGCTTTTGTCATTG GGCTGTGTGGTGGGAGTGCCTCAGGAAAGACAACCGTTGCTAGAAAAATTATTGAAGCCCTCGACGTTCCTTGGGTTGTCCTTCTTTCAATGGACTCATTTTACAAG GTCCTCTCTTCAGAACAGCAGGCCCGGGCTGCCAGGAACGACTATAACTTTGACCACCCTGATGCCTTCGACTTTGATttgctgacacacacactgcGAAAACTAAAGCAGGGCAAGAGTGTCAAAATTCCTGTGTATGACTTCACAACTCATGGAAGACAGAAAGAATGG AAAACTGTCTATGGAGCCAGTGTTATCATCTTTGAGGGGATCATGGCCTTCACAGATAAGCAGCTCTTGCAT TTGCTGGACATGAAGATTTTTGTGGATACAGACTCGGACATCCGGCTTGTGAGACGCCTAAGAAGGGATATAACTGAGCGAGGCCGCGATATAGAGGGTGTGATCAAACAATATAACAAGTTTGTCAAGCCAGCCTTTGAGCAGTACATTGAACCCACCATGCGCCTAGCTGATATTGTTGTCCCTCGTG GTGGCGGTAACATGGTGGCCATTGATTTGATAGTGCAACATGTCCACAGTCAGCTGGAGGAG AGGAAACTTCGCTGGGATAT GGCAGCACTGGCGTCCGCACACCAAGCCCAACCACTCCCCCAGACGCTCAGCGTACTCGAGAGTACACCCCAGGTTAAGGGCATGCACACCATCATCAG GAACAAAGAAACCAGCCGGGACGAGTTCATCTTTTACTCCAAAAGGTTGATGCGTCTTTTGATTGAGCGAGCACTCTCCTTCCTGCCATCACAG cGTCATGTAGTCCAGACACCCCAGGGAGAGGACTATGAGGGAAGGACATTCCACGGAAAGAGG ATCACTGGCGTGTCCATTTTACGGGCAGGGGAGACCATGGAGCCGGCTCTAAGGGCTGTTTGCAAAGATGTCCGCATTGGAAAAATTCTCATCCAGACCAATCAGGACACAGGAGAACCAGAG CTTCATTACCTGCGTCTCCCCAAAGACATCAGTGAAGATCACGTCATTCTGATGGACTGCACCGTCTCCACAGGCGCTGCCGCCATGATGGCTGTTCGAGTTTTACTG GATCATGATGTACAAGAGGACAAGATTCTTCTGGTGTCTCTCCTGATGGCTGAAATGGGCGTGCACTCGGTAGCCTACGCCTTCCCACAAGTGAAGATCATTACCACGGCAGTGGACAAGAAAGTCAACGATCTGTTCCACATCATACCTGGCATCG gAAATTTTGGGGATAGATACTTTGGAACCGATGCTCCTCCTGACTGGAGTGATGATGAGATGGATGAGCCCAGTTACTGA
- the LOC144196541 gene encoding uridine-cytidine kinase-like 1 isoform X4, whose amino-acid sequence MSCLPNYPGARISGCWTLTSDGRGAGEGSLDRLLPSVSTGLSPRKRTTSQCKSEPPLLRTSKRTIYTAGRPPWYNEHGTQSKEAFVIGLCGGSASGKTTVARKIIEALDVPWVVLLSMDSFYKVLSSEQQARAARNDYNFDHPDAFDFDLLTHTLRKLKQGKSVKIPVYDFTTHGRQKEWKTVYGASVIIFEGIMAFTDKQLLHLLDMKIFVDTDSDIRLVRRLRRDITERGRDIEGVIKQYNKFVKPAFEQYIEPTMRLADIVVPRGGGNMVAIDLIVQHVHSQLEERELSVRAALASAHQAQPLPQTLSVLESTPQVKGMHTIIRNKETSRDEFIFYSKRLMRLLIERALSFLPSQRHVVQTPQGEDYEGRTFHGKRITGVSILRAGETMEPALRAVCKDVRIGKILIQTNQDTGEPELHYLRLPKDISEDHVILMDCTVSTGAAAMMAVRVLLDHDVQEDKILLVSLLMAEMGVHSVAYAFPQVKIITTAVDKKVNDLFHIIPGIGNFGDRYFGTDAPPDWSDDEMDEPSY is encoded by the exons ATGAGCTGTCTACCAAATTACCCAGGAGCCAGAATATCTGGCTGCTGGACACTGACATCTGATGGCCG CGGAGCTGGTGAGGGATCACTGGACCGCCTACTGCCTTCAGTGAGCACAGGCCTTTCGCCCCGCAAAAGGACTACCAGTCAGTGCAAGTCTGAACCGCCTCTCCTCCGTACCTCCAAACGCACCATTTACACCGCTGGGCGTCCCCCCTGGTACAACGAGCATGGCACACAGTCCAAAGAGGCTTTTGTCATTG GGCTGTGTGGTGGGAGTGCCTCAGGAAAGACAACCGTTGCTAGAAAAATTATTGAAGCCCTCGACGTTCCTTGGGTTGTCCTTCTTTCAATGGACTCATTTTACAAG GTCCTCTCTTCAGAACAGCAGGCCCGGGCTGCCAGGAACGACTATAACTTTGACCACCCTGATGCCTTCGACTTTGATttgctgacacacacactgcGAAAACTAAAGCAGGGCAAGAGTGTCAAAATTCCTGTGTATGACTTCACAACTCATGGAAGACAGAAAGAATGG AAAACTGTCTATGGAGCCAGTGTTATCATCTTTGAGGGGATCATGGCCTTCACAGATAAGCAGCTCTTGCAT TTGCTGGACATGAAGATTTTTGTGGATACAGACTCGGACATCCGGCTTGTGAGACGCCTAAGAAGGGATATAACTGAGCGAGGCCGCGATATAGAGGGTGTGATCAAACAATATAACAAGTTTGTCAAGCCAGCCTTTGAGCAGTACATTGAACCCACCATGCGCCTAGCTGATATTGTTGTCCCTCGTG GTGGCGGTAACATGGTGGCCATTGATTTGATAGTGCAACATGTCCACAGTCAGCTGGAGGAG CGCGAGCTCAGCGTCAG GGCAGCACTGGCGTCCGCACACCAAGCCCAACCACTCCCCCAGACGCTCAGCGTACTCGAGAGTACACCCCAGGTTAAGGGCATGCACACCATCATCAG GAACAAAGAAACCAGCCGGGACGAGTTCATCTTTTACTCCAAAAGGTTGATGCGTCTTTTGATTGAGCGAGCACTCTCCTTCCTGCCATCACAG cGTCATGTAGTCCAGACACCCCAGGGAGAGGACTATGAGGGAAGGACATTCCACGGAAAGAGG ATCACTGGCGTGTCCATTTTACGGGCAGGGGAGACCATGGAGCCGGCTCTAAGGGCTGTTTGCAAAGATGTCCGCATTGGAAAAATTCTCATCCAGACCAATCAGGACACAGGAGAACCAGAG CTTCATTACCTGCGTCTCCCCAAAGACATCAGTGAAGATCACGTCATTCTGATGGACTGCACCGTCTCCACAGGCGCTGCCGCCATGATGGCTGTTCGAGTTTTACTG GATCATGATGTACAAGAGGACAAGATTCTTCTGGTGTCTCTCCTGATGGCTGAAATGGGCGTGCACTCGGTAGCCTACGCCTTCCCACAAGTGAAGATCATTACCACGGCAGTGGACAAGAAAGTCAACGATCTGTTCCACATCATACCTGGCATCG gAAATTTTGGGGATAGATACTTTGGAACCGATGCTCCTCCTGACTGGAGTGATGATGAGATGGATGAGCCCAGTTACTGA
- the LOC144196541 gene encoding uridine-cytidine kinase-like 1 isoform X1, protein MSCLPNYPGARISGCWTLTSDGRGAGEGSLDRLLPSVSTGLSPRKRTTSQCKSEPPLLRTSKRTIYTAGRPPWYNEHGTQSKEAFVIGLCGGSASGKTTVARKIIEALDVPWVVLLSMDSFYKVLSSEQQARAARNDYNFDHPDAFDFDLLTHTLRKLKQGKSVKIPVYDFTTHGRQKEWKTVYGASVIIFEGIMAFTDKQLLHLLDMKIFVDTDSDIRLVRRLRRDITERGRDIEGVIKQYNKFVKPAFEQYIEPTMRLADIVVPRGGGNMVAIDLIVQHVHSQLEERKLRWDMAALASAHQAQPLPQTLSVLESTPQVKGMHTIIRNKETSRDEFIFYSKRLMRLLIERALSFLPSQRHVVQTPQGEDYEGRTFHGKRITGVSILRAGETMEPALRAVCKDVRIGKILIQTNQDTGEPEVQLHYLRLPKDISEDHVILMDCTVSTGAAAMMAVRVLLDHDVQEDKILLVSLLMAEMGVHSVAYAFPQVKIITTAVDKKVNDLFHIIPGIGNFGDRYFGTDAPPDWSDDEMDEPSY, encoded by the exons ATGAGCTGTCTACCAAATTACCCAGGAGCCAGAATATCTGGCTGCTGGACACTGACATCTGATGGCCG CGGAGCTGGTGAGGGATCACTGGACCGCCTACTGCCTTCAGTGAGCACAGGCCTTTCGCCCCGCAAAAGGACTACCAGTCAGTGCAAGTCTGAACCGCCTCTCCTCCGTACCTCCAAACGCACCATTTACACCGCTGGGCGTCCCCCCTGGTACAACGAGCATGGCACACAGTCCAAAGAGGCTTTTGTCATTG GGCTGTGTGGTGGGAGTGCCTCAGGAAAGACAACCGTTGCTAGAAAAATTATTGAAGCCCTCGACGTTCCTTGGGTTGTCCTTCTTTCAATGGACTCATTTTACAAG GTCCTCTCTTCAGAACAGCAGGCCCGGGCTGCCAGGAACGACTATAACTTTGACCACCCTGATGCCTTCGACTTTGATttgctgacacacacactgcGAAAACTAAAGCAGGGCAAGAGTGTCAAAATTCCTGTGTATGACTTCACAACTCATGGAAGACAGAAAGAATGG AAAACTGTCTATGGAGCCAGTGTTATCATCTTTGAGGGGATCATGGCCTTCACAGATAAGCAGCTCTTGCAT TTGCTGGACATGAAGATTTTTGTGGATACAGACTCGGACATCCGGCTTGTGAGACGCCTAAGAAGGGATATAACTGAGCGAGGCCGCGATATAGAGGGTGTGATCAAACAATATAACAAGTTTGTCAAGCCAGCCTTTGAGCAGTACATTGAACCCACCATGCGCCTAGCTGATATTGTTGTCCCTCGTG GTGGCGGTAACATGGTGGCCATTGATTTGATAGTGCAACATGTCCACAGTCAGCTGGAGGAG AGGAAACTTCGCTGGGATAT GGCAGCACTGGCGTCCGCACACCAAGCCCAACCACTCCCCCAGACGCTCAGCGTACTCGAGAGTACACCCCAGGTTAAGGGCATGCACACCATCATCAG GAACAAAGAAACCAGCCGGGACGAGTTCATCTTTTACTCCAAAAGGTTGATGCGTCTTTTGATTGAGCGAGCACTCTCCTTCCTGCCATCACAG cGTCATGTAGTCCAGACACCCCAGGGAGAGGACTATGAGGGAAGGACATTCCACGGAAAGAGG ATCACTGGCGTGTCCATTTTACGGGCAGGGGAGACCATGGAGCCGGCTCTAAGGGCTGTTTGCAAAGATGTCCGCATTGGAAAAATTCTCATCCAGACCAATCAGGACACAGGAGAACCAGAGGTTCAG CTTCATTACCTGCGTCTCCCCAAAGACATCAGTGAAGATCACGTCATTCTGATGGACTGCACCGTCTCCACAGGCGCTGCCGCCATGATGGCTGTTCGAGTTTTACTG GATCATGATGTACAAGAGGACAAGATTCTTCTGGTGTCTCTCCTGATGGCTGAAATGGGCGTGCACTCGGTAGCCTACGCCTTCCCACAAGTGAAGATCATTACCACGGCAGTGGACAAGAAAGTCAACGATCTGTTCCACATCATACCTGGCATCG gAAATTTTGGGGATAGATACTTTGGAACCGATGCTCCTCCTGACTGGAGTGATGATGAGATGGATGAGCCCAGTTACTGA
- the LOC144196541 gene encoding uridine-cytidine kinase-like 1 isoform X5, with translation MEERLVKMEQDDKTSNGGAGEGSLDRLLPSVSTGLSPRKRTTSQCKSEPPLLRTSKRTIYTAGRPPWYNEHGTQSKEAFVIGLCGGSASGKTTVARKIIEALDVPWVVLLSMDSFYKVLSSEQQARAARNDYNFDHPDAFDFDLLTHTLRKLKQGKSVKIPVYDFTTHGRQKEWKTVYGASVIIFEGIMAFTDKQLLHLLDMKIFVDTDSDIRLVRRLRRDITERGRDIEGVIKQYNKFVKPAFEQYIEPTMRLADIVVPRGGGNMVAIDLIVQHVHSQLEERKLRWDMAALASAHQAQPLPQTLSVLESTPQVKGMHTIIRNKETSRDEFIFYSKRLMRLLIERALSFLPSQRHVVQTPQGEDYEGRTFHGKRITGVSILRAGETMEPALRAVCKDVRIGKILIQTNQDTGEPEVQLHYLRLPKDISEDHVILMDCTVSTGAAAMMAVRVLLDHDVQEDKILLVSLLMAEMGVHSVAYAFPQVKIITTAVDKKVNDLFHIIPGIGNFGDRYFGTDAPPDWSDDEMDEPSY, from the exons ATGGAAGAAAGGCTCGTCAAGATGGAGCAGGACGACAAAACTTCTAACGg CGGAGCTGGTGAGGGATCACTGGACCGCCTACTGCCTTCAGTGAGCACAGGCCTTTCGCCCCGCAAAAGGACTACCAGTCAGTGCAAGTCTGAACCGCCTCTCCTCCGTACCTCCAAACGCACCATTTACACCGCTGGGCGTCCCCCCTGGTACAACGAGCATGGCACACAGTCCAAAGAGGCTTTTGTCATTG GGCTGTGTGGTGGGAGTGCCTCAGGAAAGACAACCGTTGCTAGAAAAATTATTGAAGCCCTCGACGTTCCTTGGGTTGTCCTTCTTTCAATGGACTCATTTTACAAG GTCCTCTCTTCAGAACAGCAGGCCCGGGCTGCCAGGAACGACTATAACTTTGACCACCCTGATGCCTTCGACTTTGATttgctgacacacacactgcGAAAACTAAAGCAGGGCAAGAGTGTCAAAATTCCTGTGTATGACTTCACAACTCATGGAAGACAGAAAGAATGG AAAACTGTCTATGGAGCCAGTGTTATCATCTTTGAGGGGATCATGGCCTTCACAGATAAGCAGCTCTTGCAT TTGCTGGACATGAAGATTTTTGTGGATACAGACTCGGACATCCGGCTTGTGAGACGCCTAAGAAGGGATATAACTGAGCGAGGCCGCGATATAGAGGGTGTGATCAAACAATATAACAAGTTTGTCAAGCCAGCCTTTGAGCAGTACATTGAACCCACCATGCGCCTAGCTGATATTGTTGTCCCTCGTG GTGGCGGTAACATGGTGGCCATTGATTTGATAGTGCAACATGTCCACAGTCAGCTGGAGGAG AGGAAACTTCGCTGGGATAT GGCAGCACTGGCGTCCGCACACCAAGCCCAACCACTCCCCCAGACGCTCAGCGTACTCGAGAGTACACCCCAGGTTAAGGGCATGCACACCATCATCAG GAACAAAGAAACCAGCCGGGACGAGTTCATCTTTTACTCCAAAAGGTTGATGCGTCTTTTGATTGAGCGAGCACTCTCCTTCCTGCCATCACAG cGTCATGTAGTCCAGACACCCCAGGGAGAGGACTATGAGGGAAGGACATTCCACGGAAAGAGG ATCACTGGCGTGTCCATTTTACGGGCAGGGGAGACCATGGAGCCGGCTCTAAGGGCTGTTTGCAAAGATGTCCGCATTGGAAAAATTCTCATCCAGACCAATCAGGACACAGGAGAACCAGAGGTTCAG CTTCATTACCTGCGTCTCCCCAAAGACATCAGTGAAGATCACGTCATTCTGATGGACTGCACCGTCTCCACAGGCGCTGCCGCCATGATGGCTGTTCGAGTTTTACTG GATCATGATGTACAAGAGGACAAGATTCTTCTGGTGTCTCTCCTGATGGCTGAAATGGGCGTGCACTCGGTAGCCTACGCCTTCCCACAAGTGAAGATCATTACCACGGCAGTGGACAAGAAAGTCAACGATCTGTTCCACATCATACCTGGCATCG gAAATTTTGGGGATAGATACTTTGGAACCGATGCTCCTCCTGACTGGAGTGATGATGAGATGGATGAGCCCAGTTACTGA
- the LOC144196541 gene encoding uridine-cytidine kinase-like 1 isoform X6: MEERLVKMEQDDKTSNGGAGEGSLDRLLPSVSTGLSPRKRTTSQCKSEPPLLRTSKRTIYTAGRPPWYNEHGTQSKEAFVIGLCGGSASGKTTVARKIIEALDVPWVVLLSMDSFYKVLSSEQQARAARNDYNFDHPDAFDFDLLTHTLRKLKQGKSVKIPVYDFTTHGRQKEWKTVYGASVIIFEGIMAFTDKQLLHLLDMKIFVDTDSDIRLVRRLRRDITERGRDIEGVIKQYNKFVKPAFEQYIEPTMRLADIVVPRGGGNMVAIDLIVQHVHSQLEERKLRWDMAALASAHQAQPLPQTLSVLESTPQVKGMHTIIRNKETSRDEFIFYSKRLMRLLIERALSFLPSQRHVVQTPQGEDYEGRTFHGKRITGVSILRAGETMEPALRAVCKDVRIGKILIQTNQDTGEPELHYLRLPKDISEDHVILMDCTVSTGAAAMMAVRVLLDHDVQEDKILLVSLLMAEMGVHSVAYAFPQVKIITTAVDKKVNDLFHIIPGIGNFGDRYFGTDAPPDWSDDEMDEPSY; this comes from the exons ATGGAAGAAAGGCTCGTCAAGATGGAGCAGGACGACAAAACTTCTAACGg CGGAGCTGGTGAGGGATCACTGGACCGCCTACTGCCTTCAGTGAGCACAGGCCTTTCGCCCCGCAAAAGGACTACCAGTCAGTGCAAGTCTGAACCGCCTCTCCTCCGTACCTCCAAACGCACCATTTACACCGCTGGGCGTCCCCCCTGGTACAACGAGCATGGCACACAGTCCAAAGAGGCTTTTGTCATTG GGCTGTGTGGTGGGAGTGCCTCAGGAAAGACAACCGTTGCTAGAAAAATTATTGAAGCCCTCGACGTTCCTTGGGTTGTCCTTCTTTCAATGGACTCATTTTACAAG GTCCTCTCTTCAGAACAGCAGGCCCGGGCTGCCAGGAACGACTATAACTTTGACCACCCTGATGCCTTCGACTTTGATttgctgacacacacactgcGAAAACTAAAGCAGGGCAAGAGTGTCAAAATTCCTGTGTATGACTTCACAACTCATGGAAGACAGAAAGAATGG AAAACTGTCTATGGAGCCAGTGTTATCATCTTTGAGGGGATCATGGCCTTCACAGATAAGCAGCTCTTGCAT TTGCTGGACATGAAGATTTTTGTGGATACAGACTCGGACATCCGGCTTGTGAGACGCCTAAGAAGGGATATAACTGAGCGAGGCCGCGATATAGAGGGTGTGATCAAACAATATAACAAGTTTGTCAAGCCAGCCTTTGAGCAGTACATTGAACCCACCATGCGCCTAGCTGATATTGTTGTCCCTCGTG GTGGCGGTAACATGGTGGCCATTGATTTGATAGTGCAACATGTCCACAGTCAGCTGGAGGAG AGGAAACTTCGCTGGGATAT GGCAGCACTGGCGTCCGCACACCAAGCCCAACCACTCCCCCAGACGCTCAGCGTACTCGAGAGTACACCCCAGGTTAAGGGCATGCACACCATCATCAG GAACAAAGAAACCAGCCGGGACGAGTTCATCTTTTACTCCAAAAGGTTGATGCGTCTTTTGATTGAGCGAGCACTCTCCTTCCTGCCATCACAG cGTCATGTAGTCCAGACACCCCAGGGAGAGGACTATGAGGGAAGGACATTCCACGGAAAGAGG ATCACTGGCGTGTCCATTTTACGGGCAGGGGAGACCATGGAGCCGGCTCTAAGGGCTGTTTGCAAAGATGTCCGCATTGGAAAAATTCTCATCCAGACCAATCAGGACACAGGAGAACCAGAG CTTCATTACCTGCGTCTCCCCAAAGACATCAGTGAAGATCACGTCATTCTGATGGACTGCACCGTCTCCACAGGCGCTGCCGCCATGATGGCTGTTCGAGTTTTACTG GATCATGATGTACAAGAGGACAAGATTCTTCTGGTGTCTCTCCTGATGGCTGAAATGGGCGTGCACTCGGTAGCCTACGCCTTCCCACAAGTGAAGATCATTACCACGGCAGTGGACAAGAAAGTCAACGATCTGTTCCACATCATACCTGGCATCG gAAATTTTGGGGATAGATACTTTGGAACCGATGCTCCTCCTGACTGGAGTGATGATGAGATGGATGAGCCCAGTTACTGA
- the LOC144196541 gene encoding uridine-cytidine kinase-like 1 isoform X2, producing MSCLPNYPGARISGCWTLTSDGRGAGEGSLDRLLPSVSTGLSPRKRTTSQCKSEPPLLRTSKRTIYTAGRPPWYNEHGTQSKEAFVIGLCGGSASGKTTVARKIIEALDVPWVVLLSMDSFYKVLSSEQQARAARNDYNFDHPDAFDFDLLTHTLRKLKQGKSVKIPVYDFTTHGRQKEWKTVYGASVIIFEGIMAFTDKQLLHLLDMKIFVDTDSDIRLVRRLRRDITERGRDIEGVIKQYNKFVKPAFEQYIEPTMRLADIVVPRGGGNMVAIDLIVQHVHSQLEERELSVRAALASAHQAQPLPQTLSVLESTPQVKGMHTIIRNKETSRDEFIFYSKRLMRLLIERALSFLPSQRHVVQTPQGEDYEGRTFHGKRITGVSILRAGETMEPALRAVCKDVRIGKILIQTNQDTGEPEVQLHYLRLPKDISEDHVILMDCTVSTGAAAMMAVRVLLDHDVQEDKILLVSLLMAEMGVHSVAYAFPQVKIITTAVDKKVNDLFHIIPGIGNFGDRYFGTDAPPDWSDDEMDEPSY from the exons ATGAGCTGTCTACCAAATTACCCAGGAGCCAGAATATCTGGCTGCTGGACACTGACATCTGATGGCCG CGGAGCTGGTGAGGGATCACTGGACCGCCTACTGCCTTCAGTGAGCACAGGCCTTTCGCCCCGCAAAAGGACTACCAGTCAGTGCAAGTCTGAACCGCCTCTCCTCCGTACCTCCAAACGCACCATTTACACCGCTGGGCGTCCCCCCTGGTACAACGAGCATGGCACACAGTCCAAAGAGGCTTTTGTCATTG GGCTGTGTGGTGGGAGTGCCTCAGGAAAGACAACCGTTGCTAGAAAAATTATTGAAGCCCTCGACGTTCCTTGGGTTGTCCTTCTTTCAATGGACTCATTTTACAAG GTCCTCTCTTCAGAACAGCAGGCCCGGGCTGCCAGGAACGACTATAACTTTGACCACCCTGATGCCTTCGACTTTGATttgctgacacacacactgcGAAAACTAAAGCAGGGCAAGAGTGTCAAAATTCCTGTGTATGACTTCACAACTCATGGAAGACAGAAAGAATGG AAAACTGTCTATGGAGCCAGTGTTATCATCTTTGAGGGGATCATGGCCTTCACAGATAAGCAGCTCTTGCAT TTGCTGGACATGAAGATTTTTGTGGATACAGACTCGGACATCCGGCTTGTGAGACGCCTAAGAAGGGATATAACTGAGCGAGGCCGCGATATAGAGGGTGTGATCAAACAATATAACAAGTTTGTCAAGCCAGCCTTTGAGCAGTACATTGAACCCACCATGCGCCTAGCTGATATTGTTGTCCCTCGTG GTGGCGGTAACATGGTGGCCATTGATTTGATAGTGCAACATGTCCACAGTCAGCTGGAGGAG CGCGAGCTCAGCGTCAG GGCAGCACTGGCGTCCGCACACCAAGCCCAACCACTCCCCCAGACGCTCAGCGTACTCGAGAGTACACCCCAGGTTAAGGGCATGCACACCATCATCAG GAACAAAGAAACCAGCCGGGACGAGTTCATCTTTTACTCCAAAAGGTTGATGCGTCTTTTGATTGAGCGAGCACTCTCCTTCCTGCCATCACAG cGTCATGTAGTCCAGACACCCCAGGGAGAGGACTATGAGGGAAGGACATTCCACGGAAAGAGG ATCACTGGCGTGTCCATTTTACGGGCAGGGGAGACCATGGAGCCGGCTCTAAGGGCTGTTTGCAAAGATGTCCGCATTGGAAAAATTCTCATCCAGACCAATCAGGACACAGGAGAACCAGAGGTTCAG CTTCATTACCTGCGTCTCCCCAAAGACATCAGTGAAGATCACGTCATTCTGATGGACTGCACCGTCTCCACAGGCGCTGCCGCCATGATGGCTGTTCGAGTTTTACTG GATCATGATGTACAAGAGGACAAGATTCTTCTGGTGTCTCTCCTGATGGCTGAAATGGGCGTGCACTCGGTAGCCTACGCCTTCCCACAAGTGAAGATCATTACCACGGCAGTGGACAAGAAAGTCAACGATCTGTTCCACATCATACCTGGCATCG gAAATTTTGGGGATAGATACTTTGGAACCGATGCTCCTCCTGACTGGAGTGATGATGAGATGGATGAGCCCAGTTACTGA